The following are encoded together in the Chaetodon trifascialis isolate fChaTrf1 chromosome 3, fChaTrf1.hap1, whole genome shotgun sequence genome:
- the LOC139329157 gene encoding proline-rich transmembrane protein 3-like produces MGCSSLLFIMLTVSLSSLGSLNQTSHSLDNSDSVRMTQSTGRNNNAPDSLSSEVIFHSAGSSDSVEGSGESVDGAAKQKLINRAVIPKEPRRAGNEKHSGPGITLTTTPALTPHLSEDHDRGADRANASITGSTHSSVHMISEEALSHRTAGGQLKESHTSTVNDDFLDGADSHRLLIQNNVFIPMMDQNLSGPRGPCVLGLSPCVLPNFTGTNLLWEDMRRTLTFAWELHVFGSASLFILMAVLAVMGMAGACTLPHPVCDALTLANSLLVLGGTLRGVLLLLDPYGTRQILSRATLTALHNVPLQLLLWAQVALALVTLRGSNLLLFPPKLKHPWMVGGLAISHCTPLLLADLFSPTLSPALPLLLQTLSLCWGLPFCMGILPKSCSHLHPFLRSTVPQWVPSQRIEMRARQVTAVCAFLGVLCCSLQMYSLLWLYGLLGNWRRFGWGWWLSQFWARILELAWGFSLLVLGSWIFWMPSRGHLRSDQGQSRSEVSKGVEETSLWGRVLTSIRTGPLRKSEKTWEDLMPSNWAQYNLSRAGFSNNVMCPYDDQSSTIIPENKPEPVSNSNSNSQAALLWQKVGERECILSLIEFDMRPPSPINLRRSIDNALHHGQLVAGGLFTPPPPSWTHSVGRDHTDGEGGTTTFPPAYVGWTFDTDSVSASLDHFQVQSPSAITDYNGGDVSPVTVNQGEEFKSAFSAVMHQHDLSDDDVTDL; encoded by the exons atgggGTGTTCATCTTTGCTCTTCATCATGCTGactgtgtctctctcctcacttgGAAGCCTAAATCAAACTTCTCATTCACTGGACAACTCTGATTCAGTGAGAATGACTCAAAGCACAGGCAGAAACAACAACGCTCCAGACAGTTTGTCCAGTGAAGTCATCTTTCAttcagcaggcagcagtgactCTGTGGAGGGTAGTGGAGAGAGTGTTGACGGTGCAGCAAAACAGAAACTCATCAATCGCGCCGTTATTCCCAAAGAGCCCAGGCGAGCCGGCAATGAAAAGCACTCTGGTCCTGGAATCACATTAACTACGACACCTGCACTGACTCCACACCTCTCAGAGGATCATGACCGAGGAGCTGACAGAGCTAATGCTTCAATTACAGGATCCACTCACTCCAGCGTGCACATGATCTCAGAGGAAGCTCTCAGCCACAGAACAGCTGGGGGACAGTTAAAAGAGAGTCATACATCCACAGTAAATGATGATTTTCTTGATG GTGCAGACAGCCATAGACTCCTCATCCAAAACAATGTGTTCATTCCCATGATGGACCAGAACCTATCAGGACCCAGAGGTCCCTGTGTGCTCGGACTTAGTCCTTGTGTTCTTCCAAACTTTACTGGCACTAATTTGCTGTGGGAGGACATGAGGCGCACACTGACGTTTGCCTGGGAACTACATGTCTTTGGATCTGCCAGCCTTTTCATATTGATGGCAGTCCTGGCAGTTATGGGAATGGCTGGTGCATGCACTCTACCTCATCCTGTCTGTGATGCCCTGACTCTGGCAAATAGTCTCCTGGTCCTGGGTGGTACTCTGCGTGGTGTCCTCCTCCTACTTGATCCTTATGGTACCCGCCAGATCCTGTCTCGTGCTACTCTGACAGCACTCCACAatgttcctctgcagctccttctgtGGGCACAAGTCGCCCTTGCTCTGGTCACACTCAGAGGGTCGAATTTATTACTTTTCCCACCAAAGCTAAAGCACCCTTGGATGGTTGGAGGACTGGCTATATCACATTGCACCCCATTACTTTTAGCGGACCTATTCTCTCCAACTTTGTCTCCTGCTCTCCCACTGTTGCTCCAgaccctctccctctgctggggCCTCCCATTCTGCATGGGAATCCTCCCTAAGTCTTGTTCTCATCTACATCCCTTTCTCAGGTCCACTGTCCCTCAGTGGGTTCCCTCACAAAGGATTGAAATGCGTGCAAGGCAAGTAACAGCAGTGTGCGCCTTCCTCGGtgttctctgctgcagccttcAGATGTACAGTCTCCTCTGGCTTTATGGGCTGCTAGGGAACTGGAGGCGCTTTGGTTGGGGCTGGTGGCTTAGTCAGTTTTGGGCCAGAATTCTTGAATTAGCTTGGGGATTCTCGTTGCTTGTCCTGGGATCCTGGATCTTCTGGATGCCATCTAGGGGTCATTTGAGGAGCGATCAAGGGCAGAGCAGGAGTGAGGTATCTAAAGGGGTGGAGGAGACAAGCTTGTGGGGAAGAGTCTTGACCAGCATACGGACAGGGCCATTAAGAAAATCAGAGAAAACCTGGGAAGACCTGATGCCAAGTAACTGGGCACAGTATAACTTGTCTAGAGCAGGTTTCAGCAACAATGTCATGTGTCCATATGATGATCAGTCATCTACCATCATACCAGAAAACAAGCCCGAACCTGTTAGCAACAGCAACTCCAACTCTCAGGCTGCACTGCTGTGGCAAAAAGTAGGCGAACGTGAATGCATTCTTTCTCTTATAGAATTTGACATGCGGCCACCGTCTCCTATTAACCTCAGGCGCAGCATTGATAATGCCCTCCATCATGGACAGCTTGTAGCAGGAGGTCTGTtcacacctccacctccttcttGGACTCACTCTGTGGGCAGAGACCACACTGACGGGGAGGGTGGTACAACTACATTCCCTCCAGCTTATGTTGGGTGGACATTTGATACAGACtctgtttctgcatctctggacCATTTCCAAGTACAGTCACCCAGTGCTATCACTGATTATAATGGTGGTGATGTGTCTCCAGTTACTGTAAATCAGGGAGAAGAATTTAAGTCGGCGTTCTCAGCAGTGATGCATCAGCATGACTTGTCTGATGACGATGTCACAGACCTCTAA
- the LOC139328728 gene encoding transcriptional regulator QRICH1-like isoform X1 gives MNEQESGVVSFDEYVRQKARTVPQHRMKEFLESLAKGPEVLQEFSQQGGAATTTAMVYQQQGSNCIYTDSTEVAGSLLELACPVQVTSADISPHLSVHQESEQQLQVQVQIQEQQGQAVGQVLQVASPSQQDLQGISAAQLVQQGELTEEQQQQIQAQLVAAVAGGQQIQLSSGQQIQLQGTQHIQLPGGQQIQLQAGQQIQLQGGQQIQLQGGQQIQLQGGQQIQLQSGQQIQLQGSQQIQLQGGQQIQLQGGQQIQIQTIEAMSPSHQQDSLKEAERRSAVSTVVQPAKKRKVDVPLAVSYAVTPGQQVATVLAIPQGQQQSYVSLRPDLLTVDSAQLYSTTGTITGPTGETWTIPVYSTPQQQGVTHIAIPQESYNTVQVTTTNGKDKMSPSTSSTSADVQSASAGTQEEIVQTLFPAQFMNGNIHIPVAVQTVGGTYNTTQSVHIWDPNQQQGHGEEEQQLHLQGHTETEAHAEPPTEILVPVCLKPEEGLEVWRLWAKRKNEELNKQEKTTLAPIGRRQPLRFQEDLVSSAVAELNLGLSLMTQEARGSDEEQFTSDVLYYVFLCIQKYLFENGRVDDIFSDPYYTRFCECLHKILDGWKPSVHPLGYIIPSHVTEEMLWECKQLGAHSPATLLTTLMYFNTKHFRLMTPEQHLKVAFTKVLRNTRKNPANAKDKATSIRLLKGQGPHSVGQKGTDEMYEEQVEDPENPLRCPIKLYDFYLFKCPQSVKGRNDAYYMTPEPVVAPNSPMWYSSQPLTSQQVEHMLARIIVVREIQEIISAGPDNLS, from the exons ATGAATGAGCAGGAGAGTGGGGTGGTCTCCTTTGATGAGTATGTGCGGCAGAAGGCCCGCACTGTGCCTCAGCACAGGATGAAGGAGTTCCTGGAGTCTCTTGCCAAGGGCCCAGAGGTGCTGCAGGAGTTCAGCCAGCAGGGAGGGGCGGCCACCACCACAGCCATGGTGTACCAGCAGCAGGGCTCCAACTGCATCTACACAGACAGCACTGAGGTGGCCGGCTCTCTCCTGGAGCTGGCTTGTCCG GTACAGGTGACGTCGGCAGACATTTCACCGCATCTGTCGGTGCATCAAGAGTCTGAACAGCAACTTCAAGTGCAG GTTCAGATTCAGGAGCAGCAGGGCCAGGCAGTCGGCCAGGTTCTTCAGGTGGCCTCCCCCTCTCAGCAGGACCTGCAGGGAAtctcagcagctcagcttgTCCAGCAGGGAGAGCtaacagaggagcagcagcagcag ATTCAAGCACAGTTGGTTGCAGCTGTAGCTGGAGGACAGCAAATCCAGTTGTCAAGTGGCCAACAAATCCAGTTACAAGGAACACAGCATATTCAGTTGCCAGGGGGCCAGCAGATTCAACTTCAGGCTGGCCAGCAGATTCAGCTACAGGGTGGCCAGCAGATTCAACTACAGGGTGGCCAGCAGATTCAATTACAGGGTGGCCAGCAGATTCAACTACAGAGTGGCCAGCAGATTCAACTACAGGGTAGCCAGCAGATTCAGCTACAGGGTGGCCAACAAATTCAGCTGCAAGGTGGGCaacagatccagatccagaccATAGAGGCGATGTCTCCTTCGCACCAACAAGACTCtctgaaggaggcagagaggaggtcCGCTGTCTCTACTGTCGTCCAACCAGCCAAGAAGCGTAAGGTGGATGTCCCTCTAGCTGTGTCGTATGCCGTTACACCGGGCCAGCAGGTGGCCACTGTTCTTGCCATCCCTCAAGGGCAGCAGCAAAGCTACGTGTCCCTACGACCAGATTTGCTCACTGTCGACAGCGCTCAGCTGTACAGCACTACAGGAACAATCACAGGTCCCACAGGTGAGACCTGGACCATCCCTGTGTACTCCActccacagcagcagggtgTAACTCACATTGCCATACCACAGGAGTCATACAACACAGTGCAAGTTACCACCACCAATGGTAAGGACAAAATGTCCCCCAGCACCTCCTCAACTTCTGCGGATGTGCAGTCAGCCTCCGCTGGGACACAGGAAGAAATAGTACAAACCCTGTTCCCAGCCCAGTTTATGAACGGGAACATTCACATCCCTGTGGCAGTGCAGACTGTAGGAGGGACTTACAACACTACACAGTCGGTACACATATGGGACCCAAATCAACAGCAAGGCCATGGTGAAGAGGAACAGCAGCTCCATCTGCAG GGTCACACAGAGACGGAGGCTCATGCTGAACCACCCACAGAGATTCTGGTTCCTGTCTGTCTAAAGCCCGAGGAAGGCCTGGAGGTCTGGCGCCTTTGGGCCAAGCGAAAAAACGAGGAGCTGAACAAGCAAGAAAAGACAACACTTGCACCTATTGGCC GTCGTCAGCCCCTGCGTTTTCAAGAAGACTTGGTGTCCAGCGCCGTAGCTGAGCTAAACTTAGGCCTTTCCCTGATGACGCAGGAGGCACGAGGATCAGACGAAGAACAATTTACATCTGATGTTCTATATTATGTTTTCTTGTGTATACAAAAG TATCTCTTCGAAAATGGACGCGTGGATGATATTTTCTCTGATCCATATTACACACGTTTTTGTGAGTGTTTACACAAAATCCTGGACGGTTGGAAACCCAGTGTCCATCCTTTAG GTTATATCATTCCAAGTCACGTGACGGAGGAGATGCTGTGGGAGTGTAAACAGCTTGGTGCACATTCACCAGCCACATTGCTCACAACTCTAATGTATTTCAACACTAA GCATTTCCGCCTGATGACACCTGAACAGCACCTGAAAGTAGCTTTCACCAAGGTCCTAAGAAACACGAGGAAGAACCCCGCTAATGCCAAGGACAAAGCAACCAGTATCCGCCTTCTCAAAGGACAAGGTCCACACAGCGTGGGACAGAAAG GAACAGATGAAATGTATGAAGAGCAGGTGGAGGATCCTGAAAATCCTCTTCGCTGCCCCATCAAACTTTATGACTTTTACCTCTTCAAATG CCCTCAAAGCGTTAAGGGACGCAATGACGCATACTACATGACTCCAGAGCCCGTCGTTGCGCCCAACAGCCCGATGTGGTACTCATCTCAGCCCCTCACGAGTCAGCAGGTGGAGCACATGCTGGCCCGCATCATTGTGGTCCGAGAGATCCAGGAGATCATCAGTGCCGGTCCAGACAACTTGAGCTAA
- the LOC139328728 gene encoding transcriptional regulator QRICH1-like isoform X2, whose translation MNEQESGVVSFDEYVRQKARTVPQHRMKEFLESLAKGPEVLQEFSQQGGAATTTAMVYQQQGSNCIYTDSTEVAGSLLELACPVTSADISPHLSVHQESEQQLQVQVQIQEQQGQAVGQVLQVASPSQQDLQGISAAQLVQQGELTEEQQQQIQAQLVAAVAGGQQIQLSSGQQIQLQGTQHIQLPGGQQIQLQAGQQIQLQGGQQIQLQGGQQIQLQGGQQIQLQSGQQIQLQGSQQIQLQGGQQIQLQGGQQIQIQTIEAMSPSHQQDSLKEAERRSAVSTVVQPAKKRKVDVPLAVSYAVTPGQQVATVLAIPQGQQQSYVSLRPDLLTVDSAQLYSTTGTITGPTGETWTIPVYSTPQQQGVTHIAIPQESYNTVQVTTTNGKDKMSPSTSSTSADVQSASAGTQEEIVQTLFPAQFMNGNIHIPVAVQTVGGTYNTTQSVHIWDPNQQQGHGEEEQQLHLQGHTETEAHAEPPTEILVPVCLKPEEGLEVWRLWAKRKNEELNKQEKTTLAPIGRRQPLRFQEDLVSSAVAELNLGLSLMTQEARGSDEEQFTSDVLYYVFLCIQKYLFENGRVDDIFSDPYYTRFCECLHKILDGWKPSVHPLGYIIPSHVTEEMLWECKQLGAHSPATLLTTLMYFNTKHFRLMTPEQHLKVAFTKVLRNTRKNPANAKDKATSIRLLKGQGPHSVGQKGTDEMYEEQVEDPENPLRCPIKLYDFYLFKCPQSVKGRNDAYYMTPEPVVAPNSPMWYSSQPLTSQQVEHMLARIIVVREIQEIISAGPDNLS comes from the exons ATGAATGAGCAGGAGAGTGGGGTGGTCTCCTTTGATGAGTATGTGCGGCAGAAGGCCCGCACTGTGCCTCAGCACAGGATGAAGGAGTTCCTGGAGTCTCTTGCCAAGGGCCCAGAGGTGCTGCAGGAGTTCAGCCAGCAGGGAGGGGCGGCCACCACCACAGCCATGGTGTACCAGCAGCAGGGCTCCAACTGCATCTACACAGACAGCACTGAGGTGGCCGGCTCTCTCCTGGAGCTGGCTTGTCCG GTGACGTCGGCAGACATTTCACCGCATCTGTCGGTGCATCAAGAGTCTGAACAGCAACTTCAAGTGCAG GTTCAGATTCAGGAGCAGCAGGGCCAGGCAGTCGGCCAGGTTCTTCAGGTGGCCTCCCCCTCTCAGCAGGACCTGCAGGGAAtctcagcagctcagcttgTCCAGCAGGGAGAGCtaacagaggagcagcagcagcag ATTCAAGCACAGTTGGTTGCAGCTGTAGCTGGAGGACAGCAAATCCAGTTGTCAAGTGGCCAACAAATCCAGTTACAAGGAACACAGCATATTCAGTTGCCAGGGGGCCAGCAGATTCAACTTCAGGCTGGCCAGCAGATTCAGCTACAGGGTGGCCAGCAGATTCAACTACAGGGTGGCCAGCAGATTCAATTACAGGGTGGCCAGCAGATTCAACTACAGAGTGGCCAGCAGATTCAACTACAGGGTAGCCAGCAGATTCAGCTACAGGGTGGCCAACAAATTCAGCTGCAAGGTGGGCaacagatccagatccagaccATAGAGGCGATGTCTCCTTCGCACCAACAAGACTCtctgaaggaggcagagaggaggtcCGCTGTCTCTACTGTCGTCCAACCAGCCAAGAAGCGTAAGGTGGATGTCCCTCTAGCTGTGTCGTATGCCGTTACACCGGGCCAGCAGGTGGCCACTGTTCTTGCCATCCCTCAAGGGCAGCAGCAAAGCTACGTGTCCCTACGACCAGATTTGCTCACTGTCGACAGCGCTCAGCTGTACAGCACTACAGGAACAATCACAGGTCCCACAGGTGAGACCTGGACCATCCCTGTGTACTCCActccacagcagcagggtgTAACTCACATTGCCATACCACAGGAGTCATACAACACAGTGCAAGTTACCACCACCAATGGTAAGGACAAAATGTCCCCCAGCACCTCCTCAACTTCTGCGGATGTGCAGTCAGCCTCCGCTGGGACACAGGAAGAAATAGTACAAACCCTGTTCCCAGCCCAGTTTATGAACGGGAACATTCACATCCCTGTGGCAGTGCAGACTGTAGGAGGGACTTACAACACTACACAGTCGGTACACATATGGGACCCAAATCAACAGCAAGGCCATGGTGAAGAGGAACAGCAGCTCCATCTGCAG GGTCACACAGAGACGGAGGCTCATGCTGAACCACCCACAGAGATTCTGGTTCCTGTCTGTCTAAAGCCCGAGGAAGGCCTGGAGGTCTGGCGCCTTTGGGCCAAGCGAAAAAACGAGGAGCTGAACAAGCAAGAAAAGACAACACTTGCACCTATTGGCC GTCGTCAGCCCCTGCGTTTTCAAGAAGACTTGGTGTCCAGCGCCGTAGCTGAGCTAAACTTAGGCCTTTCCCTGATGACGCAGGAGGCACGAGGATCAGACGAAGAACAATTTACATCTGATGTTCTATATTATGTTTTCTTGTGTATACAAAAG TATCTCTTCGAAAATGGACGCGTGGATGATATTTTCTCTGATCCATATTACACACGTTTTTGTGAGTGTTTACACAAAATCCTGGACGGTTGGAAACCCAGTGTCCATCCTTTAG GTTATATCATTCCAAGTCACGTGACGGAGGAGATGCTGTGGGAGTGTAAACAGCTTGGTGCACATTCACCAGCCACATTGCTCACAACTCTAATGTATTTCAACACTAA GCATTTCCGCCTGATGACACCTGAACAGCACCTGAAAGTAGCTTTCACCAAGGTCCTAAGAAACACGAGGAAGAACCCCGCTAATGCCAAGGACAAAGCAACCAGTATCCGCCTTCTCAAAGGACAAGGTCCACACAGCGTGGGACAGAAAG GAACAGATGAAATGTATGAAGAGCAGGTGGAGGATCCTGAAAATCCTCTTCGCTGCCCCATCAAACTTTATGACTTTTACCTCTTCAAATG CCCTCAAAGCGTTAAGGGACGCAATGACGCATACTACATGACTCCAGAGCCCGTCGTTGCGCCCAACAGCCCGATGTGGTACTCATCTCAGCCCCTCACGAGTCAGCAGGTGGAGCACATGCTGGCCCGCATCATTGTGGTCCGAGAGATCCAGGAGATCATCAGTGCCGGTCCAGACAACTTGAGCTAA